A window of the Alternaria dauci strain A2016 chromosome 3, whole genome shotgun sequence genome harbors these coding sequences:
- a CDS encoding mitochondrial 54S ribosomal protein mL43: protein MPLSAIKTVAKAQNGVGAFVLPCKSLTFHYCNWWGSSRGMNAFLKASLPAFAKRNPQIEISVSPRPRKHPVIIAQYLNGAQRSICVKNLQNEGVREKAEMLRNSTGEKNRKLDGRPVKSLNESVRGIWSPFHGSKIEI, encoded by the exons ATGCCTCTTTCGGCTATCAAGACGGTCGCAAAGGCTCAG AACGGCGTAGGAGCCTTTGTCCTCCCGTGCAAGTCCCTCACCTTCCACTACTGCAACTGGTGGGGCTCTTCCAGAGGCATGAACGCCTTCCTCAAAGCCTCCCTCCCCGCATTCGCAAAGCGCAACCCCCAGATTGAAATCTCCGTCAGCCCGCGGCCACGCAAACACCCTGTAATCATCGCACAGTACCTCAATGGCGCGCAGCGGTCAATATGTGTGAAGAACTTGCAGAATGAGGGCGTGAGGGAAAAGGCAGAGATGTTGAGGAACAGCACAGGGGAGAAGAACAGGAAACTGGATGGACGGCCGGTGAAGAGTTTGAATGAGAGCGTTAGGGGTATTTGGAGTCCGTTCCACGGCAGCAAGATCGAGATATGA